A stretch of Paenibacillus sp. URB8-2 DNA encodes these proteins:
- the pstA gene encoding phosphate ABC transporter permease PstA gives MDGFSRSRQTARSIRRDKLATYGFYGLGALVMLLIFWLLFTILSKGLPGFDFSFLIRQPEEIDTGGGIGPVLFNSFYILLISLVISIPIGLGAGIYMAEYAPDNAFTGALRICVESLSSVPSIVFGLLGLAIFAEYFGLGLTILGGGVSLALLNLPMLARVTEEAVRAVPDELREAGYALGLTKFYCIRKIVLPVALPSIITGICLVAGRAFGESAVIILTAGLSTSGEMWDFNLFSPGETLAVHLWYVQSEAIVEDARQIADKSAAVLVIVVLLINLAFRAPLWWVKRGTGR, from the coding sequence ATGGACGGATTCTCCCGTTCGCGGCAAACCGCCCGGTCCATCCGGCGCGATAAGCTGGCGACCTACGGCTTCTACGGCCTCGGGGCTCTGGTTATGCTGCTGATTTTTTGGCTACTGTTCACCATCTTGAGCAAAGGGTTGCCTGGGTTTGATTTCTCCTTCCTCATTCGCCAGCCCGAGGAGATCGATACCGGCGGCGGCATCGGCCCCGTGCTGTTCAATTCTTTTTATATCCTGCTGATCTCGCTGGTCATTTCGATTCCGATCGGACTGGGTGCAGGGATCTACATGGCGGAATATGCGCCGGACAACGCCTTTACCGGAGCGCTGCGGATCTGCGTGGAATCGCTGTCGTCCGTGCCTTCCATTGTATTCGGACTCCTGGGTTTGGCGATATTTGCGGAGTATTTCGGATTGGGTCTGACCATTCTGGGGGGCGGCGTCAGTCTGGCGCTGCTGAATCTGCCAATGCTGGCGCGGGTGACGGAGGAAGCGGTTCGGGCCGTCCCGGACGAACTGCGCGAGGCGGGCTACGCGCTGGGTCTGACCAAATTTTATTGCATCCGTAAAATCGTTCTGCCGGTCGCGCTGCCGTCCATTATTACGGGTATCTGCCTGGTGGCCGGCCGGGCGTTCGGGGAATCGGCCGTGATTATCCTGACGGCGGGCCTCAGCACTTCGGGGGAAATGTGGGACTTCAATCTGTTCTCCCCGGGGGAGACGCTGGCCGTGCATTTATGGTATGTGCAATCGGAAGCGATTGTCGAGGACGCCCGGCAGATCGCCGACAAATCCGCAGCCGTGCTCGTCATCGTCGTGCTGCTGATCAATCTGGCGTTCCGCGCGCCGCTGTGGTGGGTCAAGCGCGGGACCGGGCGGTAA
- the pstC gene encoding phosphate ABC transporter permease subunit PstC codes for MVQRSYDPNPAVKSFQNKAVSSGRHLRHSIANIAARYYFLFSILALCFVLALVILFIGKTALLLFGQVAPAKFFLSFDWTPEEDRFGAAAFIVNTLSLTALTLLISVPISVGMAVLTAEIAPSWLKRLIRPVLDLLVGIPSIVYGYLGLTVLLPFLRRVSGESLGDGLLAAALVLALMVLPTIARISDDAITAVPRKYRDAAYALGSTRLQVIMRVVLPAAGRGILTAVILGMTRAIGETMAVVMVIGNTPQLAKTLFTPASVLTSNIVMQISNVEFDSTWNYALHMMAFLLLLISFLLILVVRFLGRKRREG; via the coding sequence ATGGTACAACGATCCTATGATCCGAACCCTGCGGTAAAAAGTTTTCAGAATAAGGCGGTCTCCAGCGGACGCCATCTCCGGCATTCGATTGCGAATATCGCCGCCCGCTATTATTTCTTGTTCAGTATATTGGCGCTTTGCTTCGTGCTGGCGCTTGTCATTCTCTTTATCGGCAAAACGGCGCTGTTGCTGTTCGGGCAGGTCGCGCCGGCAAAATTCTTCCTCTCGTTCGACTGGACGCCAGAGGAGGACAGATTCGGGGCGGCGGCCTTTATTGTGAACACCTTGTCGCTTACCGCGCTCACGCTGCTGATTTCGGTTCCCATATCGGTAGGCATGGCGGTGCTGACCGCCGAAATCGCGCCGTCCTGGCTCAAACGCTTGATCCGTCCGGTTCTTGATCTTCTGGTCGGCATTCCTTCTATTGTATACGGTTATCTTGGTTTGACCGTCCTCCTGCCGTTTCTTCGCCGCGTCAGCGGGGAAAGCCTCGGAGACGGCTTGCTGGCCGCGGCGCTCGTTCTGGCGCTGATGGTGCTGCCAACCATCGCCCGGATCAGCGACGATGCCATCACCGCCGTGCCGCGCAAATACCGTGATGCAGCCTATGCGCTCGGCTCTACCCGGCTGCAGGTCATTATGCGCGTCGTGCTGCCTGCGGCCGGCAGAGGCATCCTTACAGCGGTCATTCTCGGGATGACGCGCGCGATCGGTGAGACGATGGCCGTCGTTATGGTGATCGGCAACACGCCGCAGCTGGCCAAGACATTGTTTACCCCGGCGTCGGTGCTGACAAGCAACATCGTGATGCAGATTTCCAACGTGGAATTCGACTCCACCTGGAACTATGCCCTGCATATGATGGCTTTTCTACTGCTGCTGATTTCATTTTTATTGATACTGGTTGTCCGGTTTTTGGGACGCAAAAGGAGGGAAGGATAG
- a CDS encoding phosphate ABC transporter substrate-binding protein: MKLFKKITFTALAAVFAVTASFAGAASAAGSLSGKITVNGSTALLPLTLQAAKEFQKLNPKVRIAASGKGSVTGPQAVKKGIADIGACDWDASIDVPGFKAFSGQVANKVAVIPFATIVNKNVGVDNLTTEQLKGIFSGKITNWKQVGGSDADIVVITRAFGSGTRVNYQAKALAGGEIVKKEKNYKEAGSSGDMKTAVATTPNSIGYIDLVYVSGDVKAVKFNGVEPTTGNVINGSYKIWAYGYYMTKGQPTGAVKAFIDYVQSKKFQQGSLKKLKFIPISAMK; the protein is encoded by the coding sequence ATGAAATTGTTTAAAAAAATCACGTTTACAGCTTTGGCTGCCGTGTTTGCTGTTACGGCATCTTTTGCGGGAGCGGCATCTGCAGCGGGATCGCTGTCCGGTAAAATCACAGTTAACGGATCGACGGCTCTGCTGCCGCTGACGCTGCAGGCCGCCAAGGAATTTCAAAAGCTGAATCCGAAGGTCAGAATCGCCGCTTCCGGCAAAGGCTCCGTTACCGGCCCGCAAGCTGTCAAGAAAGGCATCGCCGACATCGGCGCGTGCGACTGGGATGCCAGCATCGACGTTCCCGGATTTAAAGCATTCAGCGGACAAGTAGCGAACAAGGTTGCGGTCATTCCTTTTGCCACCATTGTTAATAAAAATGTCGGTGTAGACAACCTGACCACCGAACAGCTTAAAGGCATTTTCTCCGGCAAAATTACGAACTGGAAGCAAGTCGGCGGCTCGGACGCGGACATCGTCGTTATTACCCGCGCTTTCGGTTCGGGCACACGCGTCAACTACCAGGCCAAGGCTCTGGCGGGCGGCGAAATTGTGAAGAAAGAGAAAAACTATAAAGAAGCTGGATCCAGCGGCGATATGAAGACAGCCGTTGCAACAACTCCGAACTCCATCGGGTATATCGATTTGGTCTACGTTAGCGGCGATGTGAAAGCCGTCAAGTTCAACGGCGTAGAACCTACCACCGGAAACGTCATTAACGGTTCCTACAAGATTTGGGCATACGGCTACTACATGACCAAGGGACAGCCGACCGGTGCTGTTAAGGCCTTTATCGATTACGTCCAAAGCAAGAAGTTCCAACAGGGTTCGCTGAAAAAGCTCAAGTTCATTCCGATTTCGGCGATGAAGTAG
- a CDS encoding stalk domain-containing protein, with protein sequence MKKNQLFSVLMASALLVSVGEASVYAAAGPGSGKTPTVKTSAKAAVKVKEGVKAWTVNGAQTTFKTVDAGGYKLYSISQLAASLGASIANESGSLVLKDRAGLHTIKLKAGSKSYSLDGEKRNFTTAPTVSGGKLYVELSAIVYGLGGELFGSPLQILGAARPQGEFDTLHWAADGTVLANLEGETAQVYKFAANPGSYGLFSSDERASDFSVSADRRYGAFTDETGLLYVIDLTSGAVKPLGTDTATKTDLTWSADGTSIYYIQGDKQEKISQISVDTGTVKELLADKVENKSELRISADGKRAVYIVNITGSAKNDADSTEDSLTIDYSKAGEQLYQLDLATKDAKPAALTTSDDNKLYPEILADGTVVYLSADPEGKTANALKTVKPDGTAANIALDIEVTWAQAAGGGIIASGTAADGTSRIYSVPVSGSAQELFRTKADISEVSVSADGGKLAVITGGKLVEIENGKAVQLTR encoded by the coding sequence TTGAAAAAAAATCAGTTGTTTAGCGTACTTATGGCTTCGGCGCTTCTAGTATCTGTAGGCGAAGCAAGCGTGTACGCGGCGGCAGGCCCGGGCAGCGGAAAGACGCCTACCGTTAAAACATCCGCCAAGGCGGCGGTAAAAGTCAAAGAAGGAGTAAAGGCTTGGACGGTAAACGGCGCACAGACTACATTCAAAACGGTCGACGCCGGTGGATATAAGCTATATTCAATCAGCCAGCTGGCCGCTTCTCTCGGCGCAAGTATCGCTAATGAGTCGGGAAGCCTGGTGCTGAAAGACAGAGCAGGATTACATACGATCAAATTGAAGGCCGGCTCCAAGAGCTATTCGCTGGACGGCGAGAAGCGGAATTTCACGACGGCTCCGACGGTATCCGGCGGCAAATTGTACGTTGAACTTAGCGCAATTGTATACGGTCTTGGCGGCGAACTGTTTGGCAGCCCGCTCCAAATTCTTGGCGCAGCGCGGCCGCAAGGCGAATTCGATACGCTCCACTGGGCCGCAGACGGAACGGTTCTGGCGAACCTGGAAGGAGAAACGGCGCAGGTTTATAAGTTTGCGGCGAATCCGGGCAGCTACGGATTATTTTCCAGCGACGAAAGAGCCTCCGATTTCTCGGTTTCGGCCGACCGGCGTTACGGCGCTTTCACGGATGAGACAGGCCTGCTGTACGTAATCGATTTGACTTCGGGAGCAGTGAAACCTCTCGGAACGGATACCGCCACCAAGACAGACCTTACATGGTCGGCTGATGGCACGAGCATCTATTATATCCAAGGGGACAAGCAGGAGAAGATTTCGCAGATTTCAGTGGATACCGGTACCGTAAAGGAACTGCTGGCAGATAAGGTTGAGAACAAATCCGAATTGCGCATTTCCGCGGACGGCAAGAGAGCGGTTTACATCGTCAACATTACCGGATCAGCCAAAAATGATGCCGACAGCACGGAAGATTCCCTGACGATCGATTACAGCAAGGCGGGAGAACAGCTGTATCAGCTCGACCTGGCTACAAAGGATGCCAAACCGGCCGCTTTGACCACCTCGGACGACAACAAGCTGTACCCTGAAATTTTGGCAGACGGGACGGTAGTCTACTTAAGCGCTGATCCGGAAGGCAAAACTGCCAATGCACTGAAGACGGTTAAACCGGACGGCACAGCCGCCAATATTGCGCTGGATATTGAGGTAACTTGGGCGCAAGCCGCAGGCGGCGGAATTATCGCATCAGGAACGGCGGCGGACGGCACTTCCCGCATTTATTCCGTTCCGGTCTCCGGATCGGCACAAGAACTGTTCCGCACCAAGGCCGACATTTCCGAAGTCTCGGTTTCGGCTGACGGCGGCAAACTGGCTGTGATCACAGGCGGCAAGCTGGTGGAAATCGAGAACGGCAAGGCTGTACAGCTGACGAGATAA
- a CDS encoding ABC transporter ATP-binding protein: MNREVPVITVNHIRKAFGSKVVLEDISLEVLKAETFGLLGPSGSGKTTLVRLLTGIDEADSGEVHVLGVKVPKLSLLSQIGYMAQSDALYSELSAKENLEFFASLYGLKKEQRNRRIKEVMEIVGLEEHLRKRVDQYSGGMKRRLSLAIALLHEPPLLILDEPTVGIDPVLRLSIWKELKALNERGTTIVLTTHVMDEAEKCDRLGMIREGRLLAEDTPANLLMATGSSSIEEAFLYYGGVRS; encoded by the coding sequence ATGAACCGGGAAGTCCCAGTGATTACGGTGAATCATATTCGCAAAGCATTCGGAAGCAAAGTTGTCCTGGAAGACATCAGCCTTGAGGTCCTCAAAGCCGAGACCTTCGGCCTACTCGGACCCTCCGGCTCCGGAAAGACGACACTGGTCAGGCTGCTGACCGGAATCGATGAAGCCGACTCAGGCGAAGTACATGTGCTGGGGGTGAAAGTTCCCAAGCTTTCGCTGCTCTCGCAAATCGGCTATATGGCCCAGTCCGACGCCCTGTACAGTGAGCTGAGCGCCAAGGAGAATCTTGAATTTTTCGCTTCGCTGTACGGATTGAAGAAAGAACAGAGAAACCGTCGAATCAAGGAAGTCATGGAGATTGTGGGTCTGGAAGAGCATCTCCGCAAAAGGGTCGATCAATACTCCGGGGGGATGAAACGCCGGCTGTCGCTGGCCATCGCGCTTCTGCACGAGCCGCCGCTGCTTATTCTGGACGAACCGACGGTCGGCATCGATCCGGTGCTGCGCTTGTCCATCTGGAAGGAGCTTAAAGCTCTGAATGAACGGGGAACGACCATAGTGCTCACGACCCATGTCATGGATGAAGCCGAAAAATGCGACCGGCTCGGCATGATCCGGGAAGGCCGTCTGCTTGCGGAGGACACTCCCGCCAACTTGCTTATGGCTACAGGCTCGTCTTCCATTGAAGAAGCATTTTTATATTACGGAGGTGTCCGTTCATGA
- a CDS encoding ABC transporter permease translates to MRIRALTLRILRQFIHDKRTMALMFAAPLLVLSLMSLVFGGDAYKPNIGVSGQAAVFSEALAKHDAQVVKYNSEEDGALALKNGEIDALISIDSGAPKVILEGSNPAANRAVMQALEQVTRDLGATGSAQSQVQQTQGQQAQGQKMQPSAQPQISYLYGSADMKTIDRFGPIMIGVFVFFFVFLIAGVSFLRERTTGTLERLLATPLKRWEIVIGYVCGFGIFTVFQALLISWISIQVLGIMMAGSFGYVLLITLLLSMTALTLGTLLSAFAGNELQMIQFIPLVIVPQIFLSGLFPLDTLPTWLQQIGYATPLYYGAQAMMNVMIRGKGWNSIENDVYVLIAFSLLFMILNVLALRKHRKM, encoded by the coding sequence ATGAGAATCCGCGCGCTTACGCTGCGTATTTTGCGGCAATTCATTCACGACAAAAGAACGATGGCTCTCATGTTCGCCGCCCCCCTGCTCGTTCTCAGCCTGATGAGCCTGGTGTTTGGCGGCGATGCCTATAAGCCGAATATCGGCGTGTCGGGTCAAGCGGCCGTCTTTTCGGAAGCGCTGGCCAAACATGACGCCCAGGTTGTGAAGTATAACTCGGAGGAAGACGGCGCCCTGGCACTGAAGAATGGAGAAATCGACGCCCTGATCTCAATCGACAGCGGTGCTCCGAAGGTCATTTTGGAAGGAAGCAATCCGGCGGCCAATCGGGCGGTAATGCAGGCATTGGAGCAGGTGACAAGGGACCTGGGGGCAACCGGGTCAGCTCAGTCTCAGGTTCAACAGACACAGGGACAGCAGGCGCAAGGACAGAAGATGCAGCCTTCCGCCCAGCCGCAAATCAGCTATCTGTACGGCTCCGCCGACATGAAGACCATCGACCGGTTCGGACCGATTATGATCGGCGTATTCGTCTTCTTTTTCGTCTTCCTGATTGCAGGGGTCTCCTTTCTCCGGGAACGGACGACGGGAACGCTGGAGCGCCTGCTCGCCACCCCGCTTAAACGGTGGGAAATCGTCATCGGCTATGTCTGCGGCTTCGGTATTTTCACCGTGTTTCAGGCTCTGCTCATTTCCTGGATCTCCATTCAGGTACTGGGCATTATGATGGCCGGAAGCTTCGGCTATGTTCTCCTGATTACGCTGCTGCTGTCGATGACGGCCCTGACCCTCGGTACGCTGCTGTCGGCGTTTGCCGGAAACGAGCTGCAGATGATTCAGTTCATTCCGCTAGTCATCGTGCCGCAGATTTTTCTTAGCGGATTGTTTCCGCTCGACACGCTTCCAACATGGCTTCAACAGATCGGATATGCCACTCCGTTATACTATGGGGCGCAGGCGATGATGAATGTGATGATCCGCGGGAAAGGCTGGAATTCGATTGAAAATGATGTGTATGTGCTGATCGCCTTCTCGCTTTTGTTCATGATCCTGAACGTGCTTGCCCTCCGCAAACACCGTAAAATGTAA
- a CDS encoding TetR/AcrR family transcriptional regulator: MAEHFSADKDTEQWALELLALGGDEKMTPKQVAILQAAVDVFAEKGYAGAATSEIAQKAGVAEGTIFRYYKTKKDLLLSIVGPTMSRLLAPFVMRNFGNLLDKSFDSYEDFLRSLIRNRLEFARKNFKILQILIQEIPFHPKLREQFMEDIMSKVFERVSAQVEHFKQKGEIIDVPAPTVIRFTVSATVGYIMTRLLLQPDKDWNDEEEIELLIRFILHGIAADPGTRGV, translated from the coding sequence ATGGCAGAACATTTTTCTGCTGACAAAGATACGGAGCAGTGGGCTCTGGAGCTGCTTGCCCTTGGCGGTGATGAGAAAATGACGCCGAAGCAAGTCGCGATTTTGCAGGCGGCCGTGGATGTGTTTGCGGAAAAAGGCTATGCGGGCGCGGCGACCAGCGAAATCGCACAGAAGGCTGGGGTGGCGGAAGGAACGATTTTTCGCTATTACAAGACCAAGAAAGACCTACTGCTGTCCATTGTGGGACCGACGATGAGCCGCCTGCTCGCCCCTTTTGTCATGAGAAACTTTGGGAATTTGCTGGATAAGTCTTTTGATAGCTACGAAGACTTTCTCCGCTCCCTGATCCGAAACCGGCTGGAATTCGCCCGGAAAAATTTTAAAATCCTGCAAATCCTGATTCAGGAAATCCCCTTTCATCCAAAGCTGCGCGAGCAGTTCATGGAGGATATTATGAGCAAGGTATTCGAAAGGGTTTCCGCGCAAGTTGAGCATTTTAAGCAAAAAGGGGAAATCATTGACGTTCCGGCGCCAACCGTTATCCGCTTTACCGTGTCCGCGACCGTCGGCTACATTATGACCCGTCTGCTGCTGCAGCCGGACAAGGATTGGAACGACGAGGAAGAAATCGAGCTGCTGATCCGGTTCATCTTGCATGGAATTGCAGCAGATCCGGGAACTCGGGGCGTCTGA
- a CDS encoding sporulation protein YjcZ, with product MGEAGGYGAGFTSATAILVLFILLVIITKSLWV from the coding sequence ATGGGCGAAGCTGGAGGATATGGCGCTGGTTTTACATCCGCAACCGCAATTCTCGTACTGTTCATTTTGCTGGTCATCATCACAAAGTCTCTGTGGGTGTAA